A single window of Rhodococcus jostii RHA1 DNA harbors:
- the pgsA gene encoding phosphatidylinositol phosphate synthase, translating into MLSFFGRASVSKVTAPLGKALVKTGLTPDSVTVIGTVATVAGAVTLFPSGHLFWGAMFIWLFVMFDMLDGAMARARGGGTRYGAVLDATCDRVADGAIFAGLAWWAVYHENSKPLLIATLLCLVTSQVISYAKARAEASGLSADGGLIERPDRLVIVLVGAGVTGLGVPWAIHVAMWLLSAGSVITVFQRVLAVRRSPGARDVLPLPPADPTPEDGQASVQ; encoded by the coding sequence GTGCTGAGCTTCTTCGGACGGGCATCCGTGTCCAAGGTGACGGCACCATTGGGGAAGGCCCTGGTCAAGACCGGGCTCACTCCCGATTCCGTCACCGTCATCGGCACCGTAGCGACCGTGGCCGGCGCGGTCACGCTGTTTCCCAGCGGACATCTGTTCTGGGGAGCGATGTTCATCTGGCTGTTCGTCATGTTCGACATGCTCGACGGTGCCATGGCCCGCGCCCGCGGCGGCGGAACCCGGTACGGTGCCGTTCTCGACGCCACCTGCGACCGGGTGGCCGACGGTGCGATCTTCGCCGGTCTGGCCTGGTGGGCGGTCTATCACGAGAACAGCAAGCCGCTGCTGATCGCGACTCTGCTGTGCCTCGTCACCTCGCAGGTGATCTCGTACGCCAAGGCGCGCGCCGAGGCCAGTGGGCTGTCCGCCGACGGTGGACTCATCGAACGACCCGATCGGCTGGTCATCGTGCTGGTCGGTGCCGGCGTGACCGGGCTCGGAGTTCCGTGGGCCATTCATGTCGCGATGTGGTTGCTGTCGGCGGGCAGCGTCATCACCGTGTTCCAGCGGGTACTGGCCGTCCGCCGGTCGCCGGGCGCCCGGGACGTGCTGCCCCTCCCGCCTGCGGACCCGACGCCGGAAGACGGACAGGCGAGCGTGCAGTGA
- a CDS encoding GNAT family N-acetyltransferase: protein MTVEIDPAGIWDSEAIADVAAATFPLACPPGATQDDIAAFIDDVLSAERFSEYLTDPNRTVLKVTHGGAIVGYAMLIDGEPADPDVGRAVTLRPTTEISKLYVLPGNHGTGVASALMDAIVERAVAAGSAGLWLGVNQENVRAQRFYAKHGFTQVGTKTFLVGTQLHHDFVMQRAL from the coding sequence GTGACTGTCGAGATAGACCCGGCGGGGATCTGGGATTCCGAGGCGATCGCCGACGTCGCCGCGGCAACGTTCCCTCTCGCGTGCCCACCCGGCGCGACACAGGACGACATTGCTGCCTTCATCGACGACGTGCTGTCGGCCGAACGGTTCTCGGAGTACCTCACCGACCCGAACCGCACCGTCCTGAAGGTCACCCACGGCGGGGCGATCGTCGGCTACGCGATGCTGATCGACGGTGAACCCGCCGACCCGGATGTCGGCAGGGCCGTGACGCTGCGGCCGACCACCGAGATCAGCAAGCTGTACGTGCTCCCCGGCAATCACGGGACCGGTGTCGCGTCCGCGCTGATGGACGCCATCGTCGAACGCGCCGTGGCCGCGGGGTCCGCCGGGCTGTGGCTCGGCGTCAACCAGGAGAATGTGCGCGCCCAGCGCTTCTACGCGAAGCACGGATTCACGCAGGTCGGAACGAAGACCTTCCTCGTCGGCACCCAGCTGCACCACGATTTCGTGATGCAGCGGGCGCTGTGA
- a CDS encoding alpha-isopropylmalate synthase regulatory domain-containing protein, whose amino-acid sequence MSTNTSFASSFPSSTPAADPFAARHGRSLPRELRTESAGMAWSVFEAAYAPSTGPFRLGSWSETKTGPGMWDFEATLGIGESIRKTGASAPGPVAAMTSMLYDAGCAMEILSFHQHEIGHRTATFLLCERDGIRLWAMGIGESHTESTLRAMISGANRLQPA is encoded by the coding sequence ATGAGTACCAACACTTCTTTCGCCTCATCCTTTCCCTCGTCGACACCGGCCGCCGACCCGTTCGCCGCGCGCCACGGCAGGTCGCTGCCACGGGAACTCCGCACCGAATCCGCCGGAATGGCGTGGTCCGTGTTCGAGGCCGCCTACGCGCCGTCCACCGGACCGTTCCGTCTGGGCAGTTGGTCGGAAACGAAGACCGGCCCCGGGATGTGGGATTTCGAAGCGACGCTCGGTATCGGCGAATCGATCCGCAAGACCGGTGCGAGCGCGCCCGGTCCGGTGGCCGCCATGACCTCGATGCTGTACGACGCGGGGTGTGCGATGGAGATCCTGTCTTTTCATCAGCACGAGATCGGGCACCGCACCGCGACATTCCTGCTCTGCGAGCGCGACGGCATCAGGCTCTGGGCGATGGGAATCGGTGAATCCCACACGGAATCGACTCTGCGTGCGATGATCTCCGGCGCCAACCGGCTCCAGCCCGCCTGA
- the thrS gene encoding threonine--tRNA ligase: protein MSTPASAAPAALVRVPAGTTAGTAVREAGYPSKGPDVVVVVRDAEGQLKDLSWVPDTDVEVEPVAANTDDGRSVIRHSAAHVLAQAVQQEFPEAKLGIGPPIKDGFYYDFAVDRPFTPEDLASLEKRMKKIIKGSQRFSRRVVESLEDARAELAKEPFKLELIDDKSGIDDPEIMEVGGNELTIYDNLDPRTGEKVWGDLCRGPHIPTTKHIPAFKLTRSSAAYWRGNQDNADLQRIYGTAWESAEAQDQHLELLAEAERRDHRKLGSELDLFSFPDELGSGLPVFHPRGGIIRTEMEDYSRKRHVEEGYEFVNTPHITKGHLYEVSGHLDWYRDGMFPAMHIDEELNEDGTVRKPGQDYYLKPMNCPMHNLIFRSRGRSYRELPLRLFEFGSVYRYEKSGVVHGLTRVRGMTQDDAHIYCTREQMRDELATTLQFVLGLLKDYGLDDFYLELSTKNPDKFVGDDAVWEEATATLAEVAESSGLNLVPDPGGAAFYGPKISVQVQDALGRTWQMSTIQLDFNLPERFDLEYTANDGTKQRPVMIHRALFGSIERFFGVLTEHYAGAFPAWLAPVQVVGIPVAETFADHLFDVVKRLKAAGVRAEVDASDDRMQKKIFNNTAQKVPFMLLAGARDVEAGAVSFRFRDGTQVNGVPVDDAVRIVTEWIGRRENASPTAELLQPGKEG, encoded by the coding sequence GTGAGCACCCCCGCATCCGCCGCCCCAGCCGCCCTCGTCCGGGTGCCCGCGGGGACTACGGCCGGTACAGCGGTTCGGGAGGCGGGCTACCCGAGCAAGGGTCCGGACGTCGTCGTCGTGGTCCGTGACGCCGAGGGCCAGCTCAAGGACCTGTCCTGGGTGCCCGACACCGACGTCGAGGTCGAGCCGGTCGCGGCGAACACCGACGACGGCCGCAGCGTCATCCGCCACTCCGCCGCCCACGTGCTCGCGCAGGCCGTCCAGCAGGAGTTCCCCGAGGCGAAGCTGGGCATCGGCCCGCCGATCAAGGACGGCTTCTACTACGACTTCGCCGTCGATCGCCCGTTCACCCCCGAGGACCTCGCGAGCCTCGAGAAGCGGATGAAGAAGATCATCAAGGGGTCGCAGCGGTTCTCCCGCCGCGTCGTCGAGTCGCTCGAGGACGCGCGCGCCGAGCTGGCGAAGGAGCCCTTCAAGCTCGAACTCATCGACGACAAGTCGGGCATCGACGATCCGGAGATCATGGAGGTGGGCGGCAACGAGCTCACCATCTACGACAACCTGGACCCGCGGACCGGCGAGAAGGTGTGGGGGGATCTGTGCCGCGGCCCGCACATCCCCACCACCAAGCACATCCCGGCGTTCAAGCTCACCCGCAGCTCGGCGGCGTACTGGCGCGGTAATCAGGACAACGCCGATCTCCAGCGCATCTACGGCACCGCGTGGGAGTCGGCGGAGGCGCAGGACCAGCACCTGGAGCTGCTCGCGGAGGCGGAACGCCGCGACCACCGCAAGCTGGGGTCCGAACTCGACCTGTTCAGCTTCCCCGACGAACTCGGCTCCGGACTGCCCGTGTTCCATCCGCGGGGCGGAATCATCCGCACCGAGATGGAGGACTACTCCCGCAAGCGGCACGTCGAGGAGGGGTACGAGTTCGTCAACACCCCCCACATCACCAAGGGGCACCTCTACGAGGTGTCGGGTCACCTGGACTGGTACCGCGACGGCATGTTCCCGGCGATGCACATCGACGAGGAGCTGAACGAGGACGGCACCGTGCGCAAGCCGGGCCAGGACTACTACCTCAAGCCGATGAACTGCCCGATGCACAACCTGATCTTCCGCTCCCGCGGCCGGTCGTACCGCGAGCTGCCGTTGCGGCTCTTCGAGTTCGGTTCCGTGTACCGGTACGAGAAGTCGGGTGTCGTCCACGGACTCACCCGCGTGCGCGGCATGACGCAGGACGACGCGCACATCTACTGCACCCGTGAGCAGATGCGTGACGAACTGGCGACCACCCTGCAGTTCGTGCTCGGCCTGCTGAAGGACTACGGACTCGACGACTTCTACCTCGAGCTGTCCACCAAGAACCCGGACAAGTTCGTCGGCGACGACGCCGTGTGGGAGGAAGCGACGGCGACTCTCGCCGAGGTCGCGGAGTCGTCGGGGCTGAACCTGGTTCCCGATCCGGGCGGCGCCGCGTTCTACGGACCGAAGATCTCGGTGCAGGTGCAGGACGCCCTGGGCCGCACCTGGCAGATGTCGACCATTCAGCTCGACTTCAACCTGCCGGAGCGTTTCGACCTCGAGTACACGGCCAACGACGGCACCAAGCAGCGTCCGGTCATGATCCACCGGGCCCTGTTCGGTTCCATCGAACGGTTCTTCGGCGTGCTCACCGAGCACTACGCGGGTGCGTTCCCGGCGTGGCTGGCGCCCGTCCAGGTGGTCGGCATCCCGGTGGCCGAGACGTTCGCCGATCACCTCTTCGACGTGGTGAAGCGGCTGAAGGCGGCCGGTGTCCGCGCCGAGGTCGACGCGAGCGACGACCGCATGCAGAAGAAGATCTTCAACAACACGGCGCAGAAGGTGCCCTTCATGTTGCTGGCGGGTGCGCGCGACGTCGAGGCGGGTGCCGTCAGCTTCCGATTCCGGGACGGCACCCAGGTCAACGGCGTGCCCGTGGACGACGCCGTGCGGATCGTCACCGAGTGGATCGGTCGCCGCGAGAATGCCTCGCCGACGGCGGAACTGCTGCAACCCGGTAAGGAAGGGTGA
- a CDS encoding HIT family protein, protein MTGGDDVTADEMLGGPGRLVDRGPGEPDHLQRIWSPHRMSYIAEAPKSRDTPNEPFIDIPKMDDEDGLIVARGEHVYAVLNLYPYNPGHLMVVPYRKVAALEDLTEEESAELMSFTQQALRVIKRVSRPDGFNVGLNLGAAAGGSLAEHLHQHIVPRWGGDANFITVLAGVKVMPQLLRETRGLLAKAWNE, encoded by the coding sequence ATGACCGGAGGTGACGACGTGACGGCCGACGAGATGCTCGGCGGCCCCGGCCGCCTCGTCGACCGCGGCCCCGGCGAACCCGATCACCTCCAGCGGATCTGGTCGCCGCACCGCATGTCGTACATCGCCGAGGCGCCGAAGTCGCGGGACACCCCGAACGAGCCGTTCATCGACATCCCGAAGATGGACGACGAGGACGGGTTGATCGTCGCCCGGGGTGAGCACGTCTATGCGGTGCTCAACCTGTACCCGTACAACCCGGGGCACCTGATGGTCGTTCCCTACCGCAAGGTCGCGGCGCTCGAAGACCTGACGGAGGAGGAAAGCGCCGAGTTGATGTCGTTCACGCAGCAGGCTCTGCGCGTGATCAAGCGGGTGTCGCGGCCGGACGGTTTCAACGTCGGTCTCAATCTCGGTGCGGCGGCAGGTGGTTCGCTCGCCGAGCACCTGCATCAGCACATCGTGCCGCGCTGGGGCGGGGACGCGAACTTCATCACGGTCCTCGCCGGGGTCAAGGTCATGCCGCAGTTGCTGCGCGAGACCCGGGGGCTGCTGGCGAAGGCCTGGAATGAATGA
- a CDS encoding phosphatidylinositol mannoside acyltransferase has product MSGLSERISDLGYATGWRLVRALPEKAAVALFDRGADFAVRNGGPEQLRRNLARVLGVPADEVPDTLMRASMRSYARYWREAFRLPSMDLVKTGAALDELIEGQKHLDAAKEAGRGAVMALPHSGNWDMAGVWCAQHWGGLSTVAERLRPESLYRRFVDYREGLGFEIFPLSGGENPPFVELSARLRDNGIVCLLGERDLAKKGVPVTFFGEPTRMPAGPAKLAIDTGAPLLPVHCWFTDGGWGFRIDPPIDTTAGVAAATQALADRFEANIAAHPEDWHMLQPLWLSDLSQSRLSRMENS; this is encoded by the coding sequence GTGAGCGGTCTGTCGGAACGCATCAGCGACCTGGGGTACGCGACTGGCTGGCGGCTGGTCCGTGCGCTGCCCGAGAAGGCCGCGGTCGCCCTGTTCGACAGGGGAGCCGACTTCGCCGTCCGGAACGGCGGCCCGGAACAGTTGCGCCGCAATCTCGCCCGCGTGCTCGGTGTACCCGCGGACGAGGTGCCGGACACCCTGATGCGGGCGTCGATGCGGTCCTACGCGCGCTACTGGCGGGAGGCTTTCCGGCTGCCGTCGATGGACCTCGTGAAGACGGGCGCCGCCCTCGACGAGCTGATCGAAGGGCAGAAGCACCTCGACGCCGCGAAAGAAGCCGGCCGGGGCGCGGTCATGGCACTGCCGCACAGCGGCAACTGGGACATGGCCGGTGTGTGGTGCGCCCAGCACTGGGGCGGGCTGTCCACGGTCGCCGAGCGATTGAGGCCGGAGTCGCTGTACCGGCGGTTCGTCGATTACCGCGAAGGGCTCGGTTTCGAGATCTTTCCGCTCAGCGGGGGAGAGAACCCCCCGTTCGTGGAACTGTCGGCGCGACTGCGGGACAACGGGATCGTGTGCCTCCTCGGTGAACGCGACCTGGCGAAGAAGGGCGTCCCGGTGACGTTCTTCGGGGAACCGACGCGCATGCCCGCCGGCCCCGCGAAGCTGGCGATCGACACCGGCGCGCCGCTGCTGCCGGTGCACTGCTGGTTCACGGACGGCGGGTGGGGTTTCCGCATCGACCCGCCGATCGACACCACCGCGGGGGTTGCCGCGGCGACTCAGGCCCTGGCGGATCGGTTCGAGGCCAACATCGCGGCACATCCCGAGGACTGGCACATGCTTCAGCCGCTGTGGCTCTCCGACCTGTCCCAGTCGAGGCTCTCCCGCATGGAGAACTCGTGA
- a CDS encoding TIGR02611 family protein, whose amino-acid sequence MDDSDLSPFQEAESRWHRWRAHIAARPSLNLAYRIAVGVIGALVLAAGIVAIPYPGPGWLIVFAGLGILASEFAWAHRLLHYARQRYDKFMHWFSRQSLVVKGAGALLTCVIVLATLWLLGTFGLVGTWIGLDYPWLESPL is encoded by the coding sequence GTGGACGACTCGGATCTGTCCCCGTTCCAGGAAGCGGAGAGCCGGTGGCACCGGTGGCGGGCGCACATCGCGGCGCGGCCGAGCCTCAATCTGGCGTACCGCATCGCGGTGGGGGTCATCGGGGCCCTGGTGCTGGCCGCCGGGATCGTCGCGATTCCCTATCCGGGCCCCGGCTGGCTGATCGTGTTCGCGGGGCTCGGGATCCTCGCATCCGAGTTCGCTTGGGCCCACCGGCTGCTGCACTACGCGCGGCAGCGCTACGACAAGTTCATGCACTGGTTCTCGCGGCAGTCACTGGTGGTCAAGGGGGCGGGCGCGCTGCTGACGTGTGTCATCGTCCTCGCCACGCTGTGGTTGCTCGGGACGTTCGGTCTCGTCGGAACGTGGATCGGCCTCGACTACCCGTGGCTGGAGAGCCCGCTCTAG
- a CDS encoding MFS transporter yields the protein MTDSPRADVSADHRSARIAAAGAFGLQGFLLAAVLTQLPQYQDRFGFDATVIVVAVVTVSLIAGAGSVLAEHLARRFSSRSALQLGLATIAVAGGALGFSPNTAAFFVCLSVYGAGLGIVDAAANMQAVSIQRAYGRFILSSFHAVWSVGAIAGALFVAATSALDVSVTGAQLVAALVVAVGLAVCGPRLLARQEPAGTAPPSTGPVPVPVPIRALLALGTAMALFYAIDFGVGNWSALYVRNVLLADAGTAALALAAYQCAAVVSRLTGDFWVAKYGEIAVVRAGSAVGVAGLTVVVLAPSPAVAIAGFLVVGLGVPVVAPLCFSAAGRLAPTGQVDDVVARINLFNYVGTLVGGAIVGGVAAATSLRIGFVVPLLFAVGLVVLAPAFAPDRDRDRQSEWTPDRD from the coding sequence ATGACGGATTCACCACGCGCAGACGTGTCCGCGGACCACCGCTCGGCACGGATCGCCGCTGCGGGCGCATTCGGCCTGCAGGGTTTTCTCCTCGCGGCCGTCCTCACCCAACTGCCGCAGTACCAGGACCGATTCGGGTTCGACGCCACGGTCATCGTGGTCGCGGTCGTGACGGTGTCTCTCATCGCCGGGGCGGGAAGCGTCCTCGCCGAGCACCTGGCCCGCCGATTCTCCAGCAGGTCGGCGCTGCAGCTCGGGCTCGCGACCATCGCGGTCGCCGGTGGCGCCCTCGGTTTCAGCCCGAACACCGCGGCGTTCTTCGTCTGCCTGTCCGTGTACGGCGCCGGGCTGGGCATCGTCGACGCCGCCGCCAACATGCAGGCGGTGTCGATCCAGCGCGCGTACGGCCGTTTCATCCTGTCGTCGTTCCACGCGGTGTGGAGCGTCGGCGCGATTGCGGGTGCACTCTTCGTCGCCGCCACCTCCGCCCTCGACGTCAGCGTGACCGGCGCGCAACTGGTGGCGGCGCTCGTCGTGGCCGTCGGCCTCGCCGTCTGCGGCCCCCGGCTCCTGGCCCGTCAGGAGCCGGCGGGCACCGCCCCGCCGTCGACCGGCCCTGTGCCCGTGCCGGTTCCGATCCGAGCGCTGCTCGCGCTCGGCACCGCGATGGCGTTGTTCTACGCCATCGATTTCGGTGTCGGCAACTGGTCCGCGCTGTACGTCCGGAACGTTCTGCTCGCGGACGCCGGCACGGCCGCCCTGGCACTGGCCGCATACCAGTGCGCGGCTGTGGTGTCGCGTCTGACCGGCGACTTCTGGGTGGCGAAGTACGGCGAGATCGCCGTCGTCCGTGCGGGTTCGGCGGTCGGTGTCGCCGGATTGACGGTCGTCGTGCTCGCCCCGTCCCCGGCCGTCGCGATCGCCGGATTCCTCGTCGTGGGCCTCGGCGTGCCGGTCGTCGCTCCCCTGTGTTTCAGCGCCGCCGGCCGGCTGGCACCCACCGGCCAGGTGGACGACGTCGTGGCGCGGATCAACCTGTTCAACTACGTGGGCACGCTCGTGGGCGGGGCGATCGTCGGCGGCGTGGCCGCCGCGACCAGCCTGCGGATCGGGTTCGTGGTCCCACTCCTGTTCGCGGTGGGGCTCGTCGTGCTCGCCCCCGCATTCGCCCCGGACCGGGACCGGGACCGGCAATCCGAGTGGACCCCGGATCGCGACTGA
- a CDS encoding RtcB family protein, giving the protein MFPVRLEGTTAPTLMWAEEWTIEQAALQQLRNMADLPWVHGVRVMPDVHVGKGATVGSVIAMREAVAPAAVGVDIGCGMTAVRTDVTANDLPDSLRSMRSRIEHAVPVGFAMHERSVNVGALDVRDAGGVKKGWHRFWQEFGDLHSGVQSRESRAMKQIGTLGGGNHFIEVCLSDADEVWLMLHSGSRNIGKELAERHIAVARALPHNQRLVDRDLAVFLAGSKEMDAYRHDLTWAQEYAARNRAVILTLVMQAFRQALPGRPVRFDEPISCHHNYVSEEIIDGEPMLVTRKGAIRAGRGDLGLIPGSMGTGSYVVRGLGSELSFHSASHGAGRTMSRTKAKKRFTVDDLVRQTSGVESRKDAGVIDEIPGAYKDIEQVIEAQADLVEVVAHLRQVVCVKG; this is encoded by the coding sequence ATGTTCCCCGTGAGGCTGGAAGGCACCACCGCGCCCACCTTGATGTGGGCGGAAGAGTGGACCATCGAGCAGGCAGCGTTGCAGCAGCTGCGGAACATGGCCGACCTGCCGTGGGTGCACGGTGTGCGGGTCATGCCCGACGTCCATGTCGGCAAGGGTGCGACGGTCGGTTCCGTCATCGCGATGCGGGAGGCGGTCGCCCCGGCAGCGGTCGGCGTCGACATCGGGTGCGGGATGACGGCGGTCCGGACGGATGTGACCGCGAACGATCTGCCCGACAGCCTGCGCTCGATGCGCTCGCGCATCGAGCACGCGGTGCCGGTCGGGTTCGCCATGCACGAGCGTTCGGTGAACGTCGGCGCACTGGACGTCAGGGACGCCGGGGGAGTGAAGAAGGGATGGCACCGCTTCTGGCAGGAATTCGGTGACCTGCATTCCGGCGTCCAGTCCCGCGAATCCAGGGCGATGAAGCAGATCGGAACGCTCGGCGGCGGCAACCACTTCATCGAGGTGTGCCTGTCGGACGCCGACGAGGTCTGGCTGATGCTCCACTCCGGTTCACGCAACATCGGCAAGGAGCTGGCGGAGCGGCACATCGCGGTGGCGCGGGCGTTGCCGCACAACCAGCGGCTGGTCGATCGCGATCTCGCGGTGTTCCTCGCAGGCAGCAAGGAGATGGACGCGTACCGCCACGACCTGACGTGGGCGCAGGAATACGCGGCCCGCAACCGTGCCGTCATACTCACGTTGGTGATGCAGGCATTCCGGCAGGCTCTGCCCGGCAGGCCGGTGCGATTCGACGAGCCGATCTCCTGCCACCACAACTATGTGTCGGAGGAGATCATCGACGGCGAGCCGATGCTCGTCACCCGCAAGGGCGCGATCCGGGCCGGGCGGGGTGATCTCGGACTCATCCCCGGATCCATGGGCACCGGTTCCTACGTGGTGCGTGGCCTGGGCTCCGAGTTGTCCTTCCATTCGGCATCGCACGGGGCGGGACGGACGATGAGCCGCACGAAGGCGAAGAAGCGCTTCACCGTCGACGACCTCGTGCGGCAGACGTCCGGAGTCGAATCGCGTAAGGACGCGGGCGTGATCGACGAGATCCCCGGCGCCTACAAGGACATCGAGCAGGTGATCGAAGCGCAGGCCGACCTCGTGGAGGTCGTGGCCCACCTGCGGCAGGTCGTCTGTGTGAAGGGATGA